Proteins encoded by one window of Sphingosinicella sp. BN140058:
- a CDS encoding helix-turn-helix transcriptional regulator, whose product MAPTRRFATRELPEHRRDELIREFYGRIGIGVDIAPIEVPLDLDISTLILPKIMMIAATTTPLRWDRRPDLTADGNDDICITWAAGGYAFRQHGRSDVDIAPGAACVIPVDRPWSAATLDGSWKTNIQIERRLLLERVPDLEDVAPDCIERRSPEAALLFDYQWWIARRPITEAMAPRIAEHIADLLALALGASADARQAAREGGVRAARLLALQRHIAANLHRPMLCARSAAKALGISERYVRSLLSDEETTFSDYVADRRLDAIRSRLLQPSQAVLPIADIAAEFGFFEPSTFYRRFKARFGMSPSEFRRG is encoded by the coding sequence TTGGCTCCGACGAGAAGGTTTGCGACCCGCGAGCTGCCCGAACATCGGCGGGACGAACTCATCCGGGAATTTTACGGCCGGATCGGCATCGGCGTCGATATCGCCCCGATCGAGGTGCCGCTCGATCTCGATATCTCGACGCTGATCCTGCCGAAGATCATGATGATCGCGGCGACCACCACGCCGCTCAGATGGGATCGGCGGCCCGATCTGACCGCCGACGGCAACGACGACATCTGCATCACGTGGGCTGCCGGTGGCTATGCCTTCCGTCAGCACGGCCGCAGCGATGTGGACATTGCGCCCGGCGCCGCCTGCGTCATTCCGGTCGATCGTCCGTGGAGCGCCGCAACGCTGGACGGGTCGTGGAAGACGAACATTCAGATCGAGCGGCGCCTGCTCCTGGAGCGGGTGCCAGACCTTGAAGACGTGGCGCCGGATTGCATCGAGCGCCGCAGCCCCGAGGCCGCTTTGCTGTTCGATTATCAATGGTGGATCGCACGCCGGCCGATCACGGAGGCGATGGCGCCGAGGATCGCCGAGCACATTGCGGATCTCCTCGCACTGGCGCTGGGTGCCTCGGCGGATGCAAGGCAGGCAGCCAGGGAAGGTGGCGTACGTGCGGCGCGGCTGCTCGCCCTTCAGCGCCACATCGCGGCCAATCTTCACCGCCCGATGCTTTGCGCGCGGAGTGCCGCCAAAGCCCTGGGGATCAGCGAACGCTATGTTCGAAGCCTCCTCTCGGATGAGGAAACCACCTTTTCCGATTACGTGGCGGATCGCAGGCTCGATGCGATCCGAAGCCGGCTTCTGCAGCCGTCCCAAGCCGTCCTGCCGATCGCCGACATCGCGGCGGAGTTCGGCTTCTTCGAGCCATCCACCTTCTATCGCCGGTTCAAGGCGCGCTTCGGAATGAGCCCCTCGGAGTTCCGCCGGGGATAG
- a CDS encoding AAA family ATPase, producing the protein MARGRPHTNLPPPYLKRVWLDDASVPDRDAYPFCLPLFRDPGFELAFDRPVTIIVGENGTGKSTLLEGIAVLAGFDEGGGGPGYRTIDNEGALARGGGDLAAALKASWLPKVGKGWFFKAESFFSVARYLDEAAKEGFAPPPDYLSHSHGEGFMRFFEERCERPGIFLFDEPESALSLTRQFEFLKLLHRIHAAGKTQVILATHAPILMALPGARLLRLGKYGLEPVAFEDTDHYRLMREFILDWRTTVETMLDG; encoded by the coding sequence ATGGCCCGAGGAAGACCCCACACCAATCTGCCGCCGCCCTATCTCAAGCGCGTGTGGCTCGACGACGCCTCCGTGCCCGATCGCGACGCTTACCCCTTCTGTCTGCCGTTGTTCCGCGATCCCGGCTTCGAGCTCGCCTTCGATCGGCCGGTGACAATCATCGTCGGCGAGAACGGCACCGGCAAGTCGACCCTGCTCGAGGGCATCGCCGTGCTCGCCGGCTTCGACGAAGGCGGCGGCGGGCCCGGTTATCGGACGATCGACAATGAAGGCGCGCTCGCCCGCGGCGGCGGCGATCTCGCCGCGGCGCTGAAGGCGAGCTGGCTGCCCAAGGTCGGCAAGGGCTGGTTCTTCAAGGCGGAGAGCTTCTTCTCCGTCGCCCGCTACCTGGATGAGGCGGCGAAGGAAGGCTTCGCCCCGCCGCCCGATTATCTCTCCCATTCCCATGGCGAGGGTTTCATGCGCTTCTTCGAGGAACGGTGCGAGCGCCCGGGCATCTTCCTGTTCGACGAGCCGGAATCGGCGCTTTCGCTGACCCGGCAGTTCGAATTCCTGAAGCTGCTCCACCGCATCCACGCGGCCGGCAAGACCCAGGTAATCCTCGCCACCCACGCGCCGATCCTGATGGCGCTGCCCGGCGCCCGCCTGCTCCGCCTCGGCAAATACGGCCTGGAGCCTGTGGCGTTCGAGGACACCGACCATTACCGGCTGATGCGCGAATTCATCCTCGACTGGCGCACCACCGTCGAGACCATGCTCGACGGGTGA
- a CDS encoding trans-aconitate 2-methyltransferase — protein MPSAADDIIGLYRRHAAAWTRARGTRLPERGWLDRFLTLVPTAGTILDLGCGAGEPIARYLAANGRAVTGVDSAPEMIALFQHNLPEQRGLVGDMRTLRLDRAFDGLLAWDSFFHLCPDDQRTMFPIFAAHTRAGAPLLFTSGPDEGEAIGTFEGEPLYHASLSPADYTALLADSSFAVVAHVAEDLDAGGRTIWLARRR, from the coding sequence GTGCCAAGCGCTGCGGACGACATTATCGGCCTTTACCGGCGCCATGCCGCCGCCTGGACGCGAGCCCGCGGCACGCGTCTGCCCGAGCGCGGCTGGCTCGACCGGTTCCTCACCCTGGTTCCGACCGCCGGCACGATCCTCGATCTCGGCTGCGGCGCCGGCGAACCGATCGCCCGCTACCTGGCCGCCAACGGCCGTGCGGTCACCGGCGTCGATTCCGCACCCGAGATGATCGCCCTGTTCCAGCACAACCTGCCGGAGCAGCGCGGCCTGGTCGGCGACATGCGCACGCTGCGCCTCGACCGCGCTTTCGACGGCCTGCTCGCCTGGGACAGTTTCTTCCACCTCTGCCCGGACGACCAGCGAACCATGTTCCCGATCTTCGCCGCCCACACGCGGGCGGGCGCGCCCTTGCTGTTCACCAGCGGGCCCGACGAAGGCGAGGCGATCGGCACGTTCGAAGGCGAGCCGCTATACCATGCCAGCCTTTCCCCCGCAGACTACACTGCTTTGCTGGCCGACAGCAGCTTCGCGGTGGTGGCGCATGTCGCCGAAGACCTGGACGCCGGAGGCCGCACGATCTGGCTGGCGCGGCGGCGCTAG
- a CDS encoding DUF2157 domain-containing protein codes for MSRFREDVLDWFDAGRVVPGGEDAVLRAAGMLPTRADWHAFLGRLTLWLGTVALAAALIFFFAFNWDDLGRFGKFGLVEAAMVAALFGVWRVGLDGLPGKALLLLLVLLTGALLALAGQVYQTGADTFELFAWWAVLILPWVLVGRFAPLWLVWLALLNLALYLFADLSHSEGLLLWGLYGVNGLALILWETAQRRGVSWLDDDWPPRLVAVASGTMATALAVRAIGSSADGSALGALAYAAWLAAFYGWYRRVRPDLFMLAGGVLSLIVVVIFFLAEHVMERADGGGFLLTGLVVLGMSAGGAIWLKSVAREQRA; via the coding sequence ATGAGCCGATTTCGCGAGGATGTTCTCGACTGGTTCGATGCAGGGCGCGTCGTTCCGGGAGGCGAGGATGCGGTGCTCCGCGCCGCCGGCATGCTGCCGACCCGTGCCGACTGGCACGCGTTCCTTGGCCGGCTCACCCTCTGGCTCGGCACGGTCGCGCTCGCGGCGGCGCTGATCTTCTTTTTCGCATTCAATTGGGACGATCTCGGCCGCTTCGGCAAATTCGGCCTGGTCGAGGCGGCGATGGTCGCCGCTTTGTTCGGCGTCTGGCGCGTCGGGCTCGACGGCCTGCCGGGGAAGGCCCTGTTGCTGCTGCTCGTCCTGCTGACCGGGGCGCTGCTGGCGCTTGCCGGGCAGGTCTATCAGACGGGTGCCGACACGTTCGAACTGTTCGCCTGGTGGGCGGTCCTGATTCTCCCCTGGGTGCTGGTCGGCCGCTTCGCCCCCTTGTGGCTGGTCTGGCTCGCCTTGCTCAACCTCGCACTTTATCTCTTTGCCGACCTTTCCCACTCCGAGGGGCTGCTGCTGTGGGGCCTCTATGGCGTGAACGGGCTCGCTCTGATCCTGTGGGAAACGGCGCAGCGCCGGGGCGTGTCCTGGCTCGATGACGATTGGCCGCCGCGACTCGTTGCGGTGGCGAGCGGCACGATGGCCACCGCGCTGGCCGTCCGCGCGATCGGCTCTTCGGCCGACGGCAGCGCCCTTGGTGCGCTTGCTTATGCGGCCTGGCTTGCGGCATTCTATGGCTGGTACCGGCGTGTCCGGCCGGATCTGTTCATGCTCGCCGGCGGGGTGCTCAGCCTGATCGTCGTGGTGATATTCTTCCTTGCTGAGCATGTCATGGAACGCGCCGACGGCGGCGGTTTCCTGCTCACCGGTCTGGTCGTGCTCGGCATGTCGGCCGGCGGCGCGATCTGGTTGAAATCGGTGGCGCGGGAGCAGCGGGCGTGA
- a CDS encoding DUF4401 domain-containing protein has protein sequence MSAAELWERLQAEHLVEGARPVAEARAAPWFVRVMLGIAGWLGAIFLLLFVGVTFDQVFRDGSVALIAGGACCAGAFGLFRRFDDNDFAEQFALAASLAGQMLIVVGLAAILSPDMASLFLAVAGAEAALALAVPNFLHRVLAGSGAAIALSLAINQYGLHGLSAPLLGAGLVWIWLAPQRWAADGRLWRPLGYGLVLALLLIETFRLFGAEDLFGLARESVRWIELQGPLIGRGAVAALLVWIALAESGRQALPPARRLAAGGAALLFGLLALAAPGLGSAMLILLLGFAAGNRILLTLGTLALLGFVAHFYYSLHLTLLGKSGMLAATGLCLLAAHAVLVRGWFSSPAMGEANG, from the coding sequence GTGAGCGCGGCAGAGCTTTGGGAGCGGCTGCAAGCCGAGCATCTCGTCGAGGGTGCGCGGCCGGTCGCGGAGGCGCGCGCCGCACCGTGGTTCGTCCGGGTGATGCTCGGCATTGCCGGCTGGCTCGGCGCCATCTTCCTGCTGCTGTTCGTCGGCGTGACCTTCGATCAGGTGTTCAGGGACGGTTCTGTCGCGCTGATCGCCGGCGGGGCCTGCTGCGCCGGCGCGTTCGGCCTGTTCAGACGCTTCGACGACAATGACTTCGCCGAACAATTCGCACTCGCCGCCAGCCTGGCCGGACAGATGCTGATCGTTGTCGGGCTGGCCGCCATCCTGTCTCCCGACATGGCGTCTCTTTTCCTCGCGGTTGCGGGAGCTGAGGCGGCGCTGGCGCTGGCCGTGCCCAATTTCCTGCACCGGGTGCTGGCCGGCAGCGGCGCCGCGATCGCGCTTTCGCTGGCGATCAACCAATATGGTCTGCACGGCCTTTCCGCGCCTCTGCTCGGCGCCGGCCTCGTCTGGATCTGGCTGGCGCCGCAGCGTTGGGCCGCAGACGGGCGCTTGTGGCGGCCGCTCGGCTACGGGCTGGTCCTCGCATTGCTGCTGATCGAAACCTTTCGGCTGTTCGGCGCCGAAGACCTGTTCGGCCTTGCCCGCGAGTCGGTGCGCTGGATTGAGCTGCAAGGGCCGCTGATCGGCCGCGGCGCGGTTGCTGCCCTGCTCGTCTGGATCGCACTGGCCGAGAGCGGGCGGCAGGCGCTTCCGCCGGCGCGTCGGCTCGCCGCCGGCGGGGCCGCCCTCCTGTTCGGCCTGCTCGCTCTGGCCGCGCCCGGTCTCGGTTCGGCCATGCTGATCCTGCTGCTCGGCTTCGCCGCCGGCAATCGCATCCTGCTCACGCTCGGCACCCTCGCCCTGCTCGGCTTCGTCGCCCATTTCTACTACAGCCTGCATCTCACCCTGCTCGGAAAATCGGGCATGCTCGCGGCGACCGGCCTTTGCCTGCTCGCCGCCCATGCCGTGCTCGTGCGCGGGTGGTTCTCCTCGCCGGCCATGGGAGAGGCCAATGGCTAA
- a CDS encoding GDYXXLXY domain-containing protein: MAKRIALVAGLAVLALINFGIYQREQLVRHGSLVLLKLSPVDPRSLMQGDYMRLSFEAADQAFPGAGRFGAPQPGSDGHLVVLRDGQGVGHFRRFADGRPLGPGEVALRYRIRAGEPQFATNAFFFEEGQADVYAKAAYGEFRVAEDGEMILTGLRDAKGARLGRSQALF; encoded by the coding sequence ATGGCTAAGCGCATCGCGCTCGTCGCCGGGCTCGCCGTGCTCGCGCTGATCAATTTCGGCATCTACCAGCGCGAGCAGCTGGTCCGGCACGGGTCACTGGTCCTGCTGAAGCTGAGCCCGGTCGATCCGCGCTCGCTGATGCAAGGCGATTACATGCGGCTGAGCTTCGAGGCCGCCGACCAGGCCTTTCCCGGCGCCGGCAGGTTCGGCGCGCCGCAGCCCGGAAGCGACGGCCACCTGGTGGTCCTGCGCGATGGACAAGGTGTCGGCCACTTTCGCCGGTTCGCCGACGGCCGTCCGCTCGGCCCCGGAGAAGTCGCGCTGCGCTACCGCATCCGCGCCGGCGAACCGCAATTCGCAACCAACGCCTTCTTCTTCGAAGAAGGCCAGGCGGACGTCTATGCCAAGGCCGCTTATGGCGAGTTCCGCGTCGCCGAAGACGGCGAGATGATCCTCACCGGCCTCCGCGACGCAAAAGGCGCGCGGCTCGGTCGCAGCCAGGCATTGTTCTAG
- a CDS encoding TetR/AcrR family transcriptional regulator, translated as MVQNESTRRRGRPPAFDRDDVLLKARDAFWRSGYAATSLDDLAAATGLNRPSLYGAFGDKRALYLATLERTRADMLAALERALAAPGPLRLLLTRLYAGAVQLYRRGDPAGRGCFLVGTAVTEAAVENEVRTVLTVSFEQLDGAFEAKFREALAELPPGADPVAHAKLATGMLHTLAVRARGGASEAELQAVADAAVTMLCGAGTKDGV; from the coding sequence ATGGTACAGAATGAGTCGACCCGCCGCCGCGGGCGCCCGCCCGCCTTCGATCGGGACGACGTGCTGCTCAAGGCCCGCGATGCCTTCTGGCGCAGCGGCTATGCCGCGACCTCGCTCGACGACCTCGCCGCCGCCACCGGGCTCAACCGGCCCAGCCTCTACGGCGCGTTCGGAGACAAGCGCGCGCTCTACCTCGCGACCCTCGAACGCACCCGCGCCGACATGCTCGCCGCGCTCGAACGGGCGCTCGCCGCACCGGGCCCGCTCCGGCTGCTGCTGACGCGCCTCTATGCGGGCGCCGTCCAGCTTTACCGGCGCGGCGATCCGGCCGGCCGCGGCTGCTTCCTGGTCGGCACCGCCGTCACCGAAGCGGCGGTCGAGAATGAAGTGCGGACGGTGCTCACGGTCTCGTTCGAACAACTGGACGGCGCCTTCGAGGCCAAATTCCGCGAAGCGCTGGCCGAGCTCCCGCCGGGCGCCGATCCCGTCGCCCACGCCAAGCTCGCCACCGGCATGCTCCACACGCTGGCGGTCCGCGCCCGCGGCGGCGCCAGCGAAGCCGAGTTGCAGGCAGTGGCGGATGCCGCGGTGACGATGCTGTGCGGCGCAGGAACAAAGGACGGGGTTTAG
- a CDS encoding glutathione binding-like protein → MDLYFSPLACSLGARIALYEAGAEAGYYHVDAATKTTQGHDYREINPKGLVPAIRTVDGDVLSENAAVLQYIADCFPKARLAPAAGPERYRLQQWLSFVGSELHKAVFAPLLGRNSNDGARDYARSLAPERFDYLDAHLAGRDWLLGSFSVADAYLAAVLNWAPYVKIDLGRWPAVAAYRDRLAARPSVARAVAEEMDLFRQAA, encoded by the coding sequence ATGGATCTCTATTTCTCCCCGCTGGCATGCTCATTGGGTGCCCGCATCGCTCTCTACGAGGCCGGCGCCGAAGCCGGCTATTACCACGTTGATGCCGCGACCAAGACGACGCAGGGGCACGACTATCGCGAGATCAATCCCAAGGGCCTCGTCCCGGCGATCCGCACGGTGGACGGCGACGTGCTCAGCGAGAATGCGGCGGTGCTCCAATATATCGCGGACTGCTTTCCCAAGGCGAGGCTCGCCCCGGCGGCGGGGCCGGAACGCTATCGGTTGCAGCAATGGCTGAGCTTCGTCGGCAGCGAATTGCACAAGGCCGTGTTCGCGCCCCTGCTCGGGCGCAACTCGAACGACGGCGCGCGCGACTATGCGCGGTCGCTGGCGCCGGAGCGGTTCGACTATCTCGATGCCCATCTTGCCGGGCGCGACTGGCTGCTCGGCAGCTTCAGCGTCGCGGACGCCTATTTGGCGGCGGTGCTCAACTGGGCGCCTTACGTGAAGATCGATCTCGGCCGCTGGCCGGCGGTCGCCGCCTATCGCGACCGGCTGGCGGCCCGGCCCAGCGTCGCCCGCGCCGTGGCCGAGGAGATGGACCTGTTCCGGCAGGCGGCCTGA